Proteins encoded together in one Lathyrus oleraceus cultivar Zhongwan6 chromosome 5, CAAS_Psat_ZW6_1.0, whole genome shotgun sequence window:
- the LOC127081119 gene encoding acyl-CoA-binding domain-containing protein 1, whose translation MITSSITHLVNVMQEDFEEHAAKVKTLKESPSNENLLILYGLYKQATLGPVTTARPGIFSQKDRAKWDAWKAVEGKSKDEAMSDYITKVKQLLEEAGLSA comes from the exons ATGATTACTTCAAGCATTACACACTTGGTTAATGTGATGCAGGAGGATTTTGAGGAGCATGCTGCGAAAGTCAAGACTCTAAAAGAGAGTCCATCAAATGAAAACTTGCTTATCCTTTATGGATTGTACAAGCAAGCCACTCTTGGACCTGTTACCACCG CTCGTCCTGGGATTTTCAGCCAGAAAGACAGAGCTAAATGGGATGCATGGAAGGCTGTTGAAG GAAAATCCAAGGATGAAGCAATGAGTGATTACATCACTAAGGTGAAACAGCTGCTCGAAGAAGCTGGTCTTTCTGCTTAA
- the LOC127081120 gene encoding DEAD-box ATP-dependent RNA helicase 52C produces the protein MLLLPTTTEPIFLRPRIHHLSIAPLTDHVAEAVTVMVLHVISLDPNNNNRRGTSTTTTILLIGTIALRLSPALSQKTALFCFPIISGIMKDRLGSGLSAMPHGGGSDVAYPTALILSPTRELSCQIHAEANKFAYQTGVKIAVAYGGAPIGQQLRVLERGVDILVATPGRLVDMIERERVSLKKIKYLALDEADRMLDMGFEHQIRNIVQQMNMPAPGARQTLLFSATFPDNIQKLASDFLSNYVFLAVGRVGSSTELIVQKIESVQDMEKRNRLVDLLRRNVVNGKLALSLIFVETKKGADALESWLCRSGFPAIAIHGDKVQMLYLKVATVAVTKQECTSDHVLPIENSADGSIHRNYDTLCFLFKHAE, from the exons ATGCTCCTCCTCCCTACAACAACCGAACCCATTTTCCTCCGTCCGAGGATTCATCATCTTTCAATCGCTCCACTCACAGACCACGTGGCCGAGGCGGTTACGGTTATGGTCCTCCACGTCATTTCCCTCGACCCGAACAACAACAACCGCCGCGGAACTTCAACTACAACCACGATCCTCCTCATCGGAACAATCGCCCTCCGGTTGAGCCCCGCATTGAGCCAGAAAACGGCGTTGTTTTGTTTTCCGATTATATCTGGGATTATGAAAGATCGTTTAGGTTCTGGGTTGTCGGCTATGCCACATGGCGGTGGTTCCGATGTTGCGTACCCCACTGCACTCATCTTGTCTCCAACTAGGGAGTTATCATGCCAg ATACATGCTGAAGCAAACAAGTTTGCTTATCAAACAGGAGTGAAGATTGCGGTTGCTTACGGGGGTGCTCCTATTGGTCAACAg CTACGTGTTTTGGAGAGAGGTGTTGATATTTTGGTTGCAACTCCTGGGCGTTTGGTGGATATGATTGAAAGAGAAAGGGTTTCTTTGAAGAAGATTAAGTATCTTGCTTTGGATGAGGCTGATCGGATGCTGGACATGGGTTTTGAGCATCAGATTCGCAACATTGTTCAGCAGATGAACATGCCTGCTCCGGGAGCTAGACAGACTTTGCTTTTCAGTGCCACCTTTCCTGATAATATACAG AAGCTTGCATCTGATTTTTTGTCAAACTATGTGTTCCTGGCTGTTGGAAGGGTTGGTTCAAGCACTGAATTGATTGTACAGAAAATTGAATCGGTTCAGGATATGGAGAAAAGGAATCGTCTTGTGGATCTTCTCCGACGCAATGTAGTCAATGGGAAG CTTGCTTTATCTCTTATATTTGTTGAAACAAAGAAAGGAGCAGATGCTTTAGAAAGTTGGCTATGCAGAAGTGGTTTTCCAGCTATTGCAATACATGGTGACAAGGTTCAAATG TTATACTTGAAAGTAGCTACTGTTGCAGTGACAAAACAAGAATGCACGTCGGACCACGTCTTACCAATTGAAAATTCTGCGGATGGAAGCATCCATCGCAATTATGATACATTATGTTTCCTATTCAAACACGCTGAATAA